The Salvelinus namaycush isolate Seneca chromosome 16, SaNama_1.0, whole genome shotgun sequence genome has a segment encoding these proteins:
- the LOC120061071 gene encoding hepatocyte nuclear factor 4-alpha-like isoform X3, translating to MVNVNSQVSTSMEIPFADDSSPAESANMNTANHLGAVALCAICGDRATGKHYGASSCDGCKGFFRRSVRKNHMYSCRFNRQCIVDKDKRNQCRYCRLKKCFRAGMKKEGIQFIQLHSNAVQNERDRISTRRSSYEDSSLPSINALIQADVLSRQISSPGPILNGDIRTKKIATVTDVCESMKQQLLVLVEWAKYIPAFCDLPLDDQVALLRAHAGEHLLLGVAKRSMLYKDLLLLGNDHIIPRNCPELEVIRVAVRILDELVLSFQEHQIDDNEYACLKAIVFFDPDAKGLSDASKIKRMRYQIQVSLEDYINDRQYDSRGRFGELLLLLPTLQSITWQMIEQIQFVKLFGMAKIDNLLQEMLLGGSANETTHTPHSLQPHLVQEHLSNNVIVASNMATPIHNVQISTPETPIPSPPTASSSEHYKMAQGVIATVPKQTSSIPQPTITKQEAI from the exons atggtcaATGTAAACTCACAAGTCAGTACAAGCATGGAGATTCCATTCGCTGATG ACTCCTCACCGGCTGAGAGTGCCAACATGAACACAGCCAACCACCTCGGGGCGGTCGCCCTGTGTGCCATCTGTGGGGACAGGGCCACGGGCAAGCACTACGGCGCCTCTAGCTGTGACGGCTGCAAAGGCTTTTTCCGCCGGAGTGTTCGCAAAAACCACATGTACTCATGCAG GTTCAACAGACAGTGCATTGTGGACAAAGACAAAAGGAATCAATGCAGATACTGTCGATTGAAGAAATGCTTTCGAGCTGGCATGAAAAAAGAAGGTATACAATTCATTCAACTTCATTCAAATG CTGTACAGAACGAAAGAGACAGAATCAGCACCAGAAGATCTAGCTATGAAGACAGCAGTTTACCATCTATCAATGCACTCATCCAGGCAGATGTGCTCTCAAGACAG atatccTCACCTGGGCCCATACTGAATGGTGACATCAGGACGAAAAAGATAGCGACCGTCACAGATGTGTGTGAATCAATGAAACAGCAGCTGCTGGTGCTGGTAGAATGGGCCAAGTACATCCCTGCCTTCTGTGATCTGCCTCTGGATGACCAG GTGGCATTGCTGCGAGCTCATGCTGGAGAGCATCTTCTGCTTGGAGTTGCAAAGAGGTCTATGTTGTACAAGGACCTCCTGCTATTAG GAAATGACCACATTATTCCCCGGAACTGCCCCGAGTTGGAAGTGATCCGGGTAGCAGTTAGGATTCTGGACGAGCTAGTGCTGTCCTTCCAGGAGCACCAGATAGACGACAATGAATACGCTTGTTTGAAAGCCATTGTTTTCTTCGATCCAG aTGCCAAAGGTCTGAGTGACGCCAGTAAGATCAAGCGGATGCGTTACCAGATTCAGGTCAGCCTAGAGGACTACATCAACGATCGGCAGTATGACTCCCGGGGACGCTTCGGAgagctgctcctgctgctgcccACACTACAGAGCATCACCTGGCAGATGATCGAACAGATACAGTTTGTCAAGCTATTTGGGATGGCCAAGATTGACAACCTGCTCCAAGAGATGCTCTTAGGAG GTTCTGCTAATGAGACAACTCACACACCTCACTCTCTGCAGCCACATCTGGTTCAGGAACACCTCAGCAACAATGTCATTGTGGCCAGCAACATGGCTACTCCCATCCATAACGTCCAAATCT CCACTCCTGAAACTCCAATTCCCTCTCCTCCCACAGCCTCCAGTTCAGAACACTATAAGATGGCTCAAGGGGTTATAGCCACCGTGCCCAAGCAAACTAGCTCCATCCCGCAGCCAACCATCACCAAACAAGAAGCCATCTAA
- the LOC120061071 gene encoding hepatocyte nuclear factor 4-alpha-like isoform X1, translating to MDMADYSDALDPAYTTLEFENMQVLSMGTDSSPAESANMNTANHLGAVALCAICGDRATGKHYGASSCDGCKGFFRRSVRKNHMYSCRFNRQCIVDKDKRNQCRYCRLKKCFRAGMKKEGIQFIQLHSNAVQNERDRISTRRSSYEDSSLPSINALIQADVLSRQISSPGPILNGDIRTKKIATVTDVCESMKQQLLVLVEWAKYIPAFCDLPLDDQVALLRAHAGEHLLLGVAKRSMLYKDLLLLGNDHIIPRNCPELEVIRVAVRILDELVLSFQEHQIDDNEYACLKAIVFFDPDAKGLSDASKIKRMRYQIQVSLEDYINDRQYDSRGRFGELLLLLPTLQSITWQMIEQIQFVKLFGMAKIDNLLQEMLLGGSANETTHTPHSLQPHLVQEHLSNNVIVASNMATPIHNVQISTPETPIPSPPTASSSEHYKMAQGVIATVPKQTSSIPQPTITKQEAI from the exons ATGGACATGGCAGACTATAGTGACGCCCTGGACCCAGCCTACACCACATTGGAATTTGAAAACATGCAAGTGCTCTCCATGGGCACAG ACTCCTCACCGGCTGAGAGTGCCAACATGAACACAGCCAACCACCTCGGGGCGGTCGCCCTGTGTGCCATCTGTGGGGACAGGGCCACGGGCAAGCACTACGGCGCCTCTAGCTGTGACGGCTGCAAAGGCTTTTTCCGCCGGAGTGTTCGCAAAAACCACATGTACTCATGCAG GTTCAACAGACAGTGCATTGTGGACAAAGACAAAAGGAATCAATGCAGATACTGTCGATTGAAGAAATGCTTTCGAGCTGGCATGAAAAAAGAAGGTATACAATTCATTCAACTTCATTCAAATG CTGTACAGAACGAAAGAGACAGAATCAGCACCAGAAGATCTAGCTATGAAGACAGCAGTTTACCATCTATCAATGCACTCATCCAGGCAGATGTGCTCTCAAGACAG atatccTCACCTGGGCCCATACTGAATGGTGACATCAGGACGAAAAAGATAGCGACCGTCACAGATGTGTGTGAATCAATGAAACAGCAGCTGCTGGTGCTGGTAGAATGGGCCAAGTACATCCCTGCCTTCTGTGATCTGCCTCTGGATGACCAG GTGGCATTGCTGCGAGCTCATGCTGGAGAGCATCTTCTGCTTGGAGTTGCAAAGAGGTCTATGTTGTACAAGGACCTCCTGCTATTAG GAAATGACCACATTATTCCCCGGAACTGCCCCGAGTTGGAAGTGATCCGGGTAGCAGTTAGGATTCTGGACGAGCTAGTGCTGTCCTTCCAGGAGCACCAGATAGACGACAATGAATACGCTTGTTTGAAAGCCATTGTTTTCTTCGATCCAG aTGCCAAAGGTCTGAGTGACGCCAGTAAGATCAAGCGGATGCGTTACCAGATTCAGGTCAGCCTAGAGGACTACATCAACGATCGGCAGTATGACTCCCGGGGACGCTTCGGAgagctgctcctgctgctgcccACACTACAGAGCATCACCTGGCAGATGATCGAACAGATACAGTTTGTCAAGCTATTTGGGATGGCCAAGATTGACAACCTGCTCCAAGAGATGCTCTTAGGAG GTTCTGCTAATGAGACAACTCACACACCTCACTCTCTGCAGCCACATCTGGTTCAGGAACACCTCAGCAACAATGTCATTGTGGCCAGCAACATGGCTACTCCCATCCATAACGTCCAAATCT CCACTCCTGAAACTCCAATTCCCTCTCCTCCCACAGCCTCCAGTTCAGAACACTATAAGATGGCTCAAGGGGTTATAGCCACCGTGCCCAAGCAAACTAGCTCCATCCCGCAGCCAACCATCACCAAACAAGAAGCCATCTAA
- the LOC120061071 gene encoding hepatocyte nuclear factor 4-alpha-like isoform X2, whose product MDMADYSDALDPAYTTLEFENMQVLSMGTDSSPAESANMNTANHLGAVALCAICGDRATGKHYGASSCDGCKGFFRRSVRKNHMYSCRFNRQCIVDKDKRNQCRYCRLKKCFRAGMKKEAVQNERDRISTRRSSYEDSSLPSINALIQADVLSRQISSPGPILNGDIRTKKIATVTDVCESMKQQLLVLVEWAKYIPAFCDLPLDDQVALLRAHAGEHLLLGVAKRSMLYKDLLLLGNDHIIPRNCPELEVIRVAVRILDELVLSFQEHQIDDNEYACLKAIVFFDPDAKGLSDASKIKRMRYQIQVSLEDYINDRQYDSRGRFGELLLLLPTLQSITWQMIEQIQFVKLFGMAKIDNLLQEMLLGGSANETTHTPHSLQPHLVQEHLSNNVIVASNMATPIHNVQISTPETPIPSPPTASSSEHYKMAQGVIATVPKQTSSIPQPTITKQEAI is encoded by the exons ATGGACATGGCAGACTATAGTGACGCCCTGGACCCAGCCTACACCACATTGGAATTTGAAAACATGCAAGTGCTCTCCATGGGCACAG ACTCCTCACCGGCTGAGAGTGCCAACATGAACACAGCCAACCACCTCGGGGCGGTCGCCCTGTGTGCCATCTGTGGGGACAGGGCCACGGGCAAGCACTACGGCGCCTCTAGCTGTGACGGCTGCAAAGGCTTTTTCCGCCGGAGTGTTCGCAAAAACCACATGTACTCATGCAG GTTCAACAGACAGTGCATTGTGGACAAAGACAAAAGGAATCAATGCAGATACTGTCGATTGAAGAAATGCTTTCGAGCTGGCATGAAAAAAGAAG CTGTACAGAACGAAAGAGACAGAATCAGCACCAGAAGATCTAGCTATGAAGACAGCAGTTTACCATCTATCAATGCACTCATCCAGGCAGATGTGCTCTCAAGACAG atatccTCACCTGGGCCCATACTGAATGGTGACATCAGGACGAAAAAGATAGCGACCGTCACAGATGTGTGTGAATCAATGAAACAGCAGCTGCTGGTGCTGGTAGAATGGGCCAAGTACATCCCTGCCTTCTGTGATCTGCCTCTGGATGACCAG GTGGCATTGCTGCGAGCTCATGCTGGAGAGCATCTTCTGCTTGGAGTTGCAAAGAGGTCTATGTTGTACAAGGACCTCCTGCTATTAG GAAATGACCACATTATTCCCCGGAACTGCCCCGAGTTGGAAGTGATCCGGGTAGCAGTTAGGATTCTGGACGAGCTAGTGCTGTCCTTCCAGGAGCACCAGATAGACGACAATGAATACGCTTGTTTGAAAGCCATTGTTTTCTTCGATCCAG aTGCCAAAGGTCTGAGTGACGCCAGTAAGATCAAGCGGATGCGTTACCAGATTCAGGTCAGCCTAGAGGACTACATCAACGATCGGCAGTATGACTCCCGGGGACGCTTCGGAgagctgctcctgctgctgcccACACTACAGAGCATCACCTGGCAGATGATCGAACAGATACAGTTTGTCAAGCTATTTGGGATGGCCAAGATTGACAACCTGCTCCAAGAGATGCTCTTAGGAG GTTCTGCTAATGAGACAACTCACACACCTCACTCTCTGCAGCCACATCTGGTTCAGGAACACCTCAGCAACAATGTCATTGTGGCCAGCAACATGGCTACTCCCATCCATAACGTCCAAATCT CCACTCCTGAAACTCCAATTCCCTCTCCTCCCACAGCCTCCAGTTCAGAACACTATAAGATGGCTCAAGGGGTTATAGCCACCGTGCCCAAGCAAACTAGCTCCATCCCGCAGCCAACCATCACCAAACAAGAAGCCATCTAA